In a genomic window of Quercus lobata isolate SW786 chromosome 4, ValleyOak3.0 Primary Assembly, whole genome shotgun sequence:
- the LOC115983763 gene encoding protein SUPPRESSOR OF K(+) TRANSPORT GROWTH DEFECT 1-like translates to MYCNFKEHATEYVKQAVQEDDARNYSKAFPLYMNALEYFRTRLKSKKNPKIKEAITQKCIMEYLKSTEEIRTILDNGGSGPAPSGDATIASQPKTKLEGGVGKDVKDPEQAKLRASLDSVIIREKPNMKWSDVARLKSAKQTLQEAVILPVKFPQFFTGKRKPWRAFLLYGPPGTGKSYLAKAVATEADSTFFRSSHHQSQEQILIKYLQDRSQL, encoded by the exons ATGTATTGCAATTTTAAGGAGCACGCGACAGAGTATGTGAAGCAGGCAGTTCAGGAGGATGATGCCAGAAACTATAGCAAAGCATTTCCGCTCTATATGAATGCATTAGAGTACTTTAGGACCCGTTTGAAGTCTAAGAAGAATCCGAAGATTAAGGAAGCGATTACTCAGAAATGTAT tATGGAATATTTAAAGAGCACAGAGGAGATAAGGACTATTCTCGACAATGGGGGAAGTGGGCCTGCCCCCAGTGGTGATGCAACAATTGCTAGCCAACCAAAGACGAAGTTAGAGGGAGGAGTGGGAAAAGATGTGAAGGATCCAGAGCAAGCAAAGCTTAGGGCCAGCCTTGATTCTGTGATAATTAGGGAGAAACCAAACATGAAGTGGAGTGACGTGGCCAGGCTTAAGAGTGCCAAACAGACATTGCAAGAGGCTGTAATACTGCCTGTGAAGTTTCCCCAATTTTTTACTG GGAAGAGAAAACCGTGGAGGGCTTTTCTATTATATGGTCCACCTGGAACTGGGAAGTCCTATTTAGCAAAGGCAGTGGCAACAGAAGCAGATTCAACTTTCTTTAG ATCCAGCCACCACCAATCACAAGAGCAGATTTTGATAAAGTACTTGCAAGACAGAAGCCAACTGTAA
- the LOC115987971 gene encoding uncharacterized protein LOC115987971: MTSSGPVIEGPRCLLTHKDYAVEGVESLIKQTDLDPCAQLGTEDLGASAFFDIARALVRVKALQDRCVAKEGVVSRVRRHNANLMDQQAQYKEAVRLLNSELKDVKEKLGEAEGQQKKLEEEVSSLRAQVETAGTDAVQKFKTTQSFIDSCADYYGTGFDDCLRQVASAYPELDLSGITMDASVPMTPARETVADKGDGPISLDSLLNDAGVILAQPAVTIPAESSDAAQIAKDKADGVSKDVPAI; this comes from the exons ATGACCTCTTCTGGTCCCGTCATTGAGGGACCCCGTTGCTTGCTGACCCACAAGGATTATGCTGTTGAGGGGGTAGAATCCCTCATAAAACAGACGGATCTTGACCCTTGTGCTCAGCTAGGGACGGAAGACCTGGGGGCGTCAGCTTTCTTTGACATAGCACGG GCcttggttcgtgtaaaagcaCTTCAAGACCGGTGCGTGGCCAAAGAAGGCGTCGTTTCTCGGGTTAGGAGGCATAACGCCAATCTGATGGATCAGCAAGCGCAATATAAGGAGGCCGTCCGTCTCTTAAACTCAGAGCTGAAGGATGTAAAGGAGAAGTTGGGAGAGGCTGAGGGTCAGCAGAAGAAGCTTGAGGAGGAGGTTTCATCCTTACGTGCACAAGTAGAGACGGCTGGGACTGATGCGGTCCAAAAATTCAAGACAACCCAGTCATTTATTGACTCCTGCGCTGATTATTACGGCACAGGTTTCGACGATTGTCTGAGGCAGGTAGCGTCAGCTTATCCAGAGTTGGATCTATCCGGAATTACCATGGACGCCTCCGTGCCGATGACTCCTGCTCGTGAAACTGTTGCTGACAAAGGTGACGGACCTATTAGTTTGGACTCTTTGCTTAATGATGCCGGAGTTATTTTGGCTCAGCCAGCCGTCACTATTCCTGCCGAGTCTTCAGATGCGGCACAAATTGCCAAGGATAAAGCTGACGGGGTCTCCAAGGATGTTCCTGCCATTTAA